The nucleotide sequence GGATATTGCAATACTCGCTCAAGGGCTACGTCGCGGGAAGCGAGATTGCATCCGACACATCCAGTGCGTGCGTTGATTTCGACGGCTTCGTCACCGCCGTAGCAGTGCGCGACGAGTTTCGTGGAAAAATGAAATCCGAACTTGTCGGTGAGATCTGCCTCCATCAGCCAATCCCACACCAGGCAGACCCTCCAGTGGAGGATCGGGGCAAGGGTGTCAGCGACAGACTCTGGTGTTGCCTCCTGAAACCAGCCTTGCCCGCATTCGGCTCCATTCTTCGAGCACGACAATGCGATACGGGCATCCCGGACAGCGGATTCACCAAGGCGCACACCGGTCAACATCAGGAACTTCTCACCAGCTTCATCCCGCAACGATTTGAGGGCGGCGAGCATCGGCTCGATTTTTATCTGAGCGGTGCACCATCGGAAGGTGTTGGATGGAGGTGGAACTCCGCGGCCGAGCATGTATACAAAAAACCTATCGTCCAATTCCGGGAGAACGATCCGCGTCTCCACCCCAAGGGCGCGAACCTCCTCCAACAGAATCATCGCCGTCGCATGAAGCGGCGGTAGCTCCATCCGCGTGTCGGCATAAAGGACAATCAGTTTTTTCGGCCTCGGCACCCGCCCCGACGCGATCAGGTATGCCACAACCGTGAGCAGAGCGGAAGAGTCTTTGCCGCCAGAGAATGCGATCGCCCAATAGTTATAGCGTTCGGCATAGGCGCGAAGGCTGTTCGCAGTGATCTCTATCGCGTCAGATAGATCCATGCGGTCACCGTCGAAGAGTGTGGGTTGGGAGGGCTTCACGCCGCCCCCCTTTCGATATCCCGAGCTTCCTCGGCATCCACGAGTGCGGACACGTCCGGATTCTGGGAAGCAACGGCGGCGACGATAGCACGCGCGAGCCTGCGGGGCACGGCGTTGCCAATTTGTTTTACCTGGTCCGTTTTCGTGCCGGTGAATTTGTAGTCGTGCCGGAAGCCTTGGGCCAGAGCGAGCTCGTGGGGCTGGAGCATCCGGAAGCGGATGTCCAACCGGTATCGCTGTCCGTCGATCTCGACGATCGGTCGGACCAGTCCGAATCGGTCTTTGCATGTAACTGTCGGCGCAGGATCGGCGATATCATGAGGCTGGCCGTTTCCGTAATAACTGATGAGGAACGGCTCCACGAAAGCGATCGCACCGGAGGTGGCAACAGTCGGGCATGGCTCGCTCACCGGGCGCAGCCGCCCATCGCTCTGTTGGGGCAAGAGATGAGGTTCGATCAGTGCGAGATCGTTCGAGCACGTAACTGTCGGAGCGGGATCCTCGATGTCCTTCGCGCGAGTTCCTTCCCCGGCACGGCTCACACCGTTGGCCGTTTTGACAAGGAACGGCTGCACCAATGCCCTGTGATCTCGGGTGAGGATCGTGCCGATGGGGAGGTCCACCGTCCGCGCCGCGCATTCGGGGCCGCCCGCGCTCATCACGAATGGAACGATCAGGGCCATATCACCGCGGTTTCCGCACACAACCGGCATCGGCGAGTCGATGGATTTCACACGGGACGATTCCGACGTGCCGGCACCGTGCGCGACCTGGATGAGATATGGTTCCGCCATATAGAGGTGTGGTGCGCTGGCCGTGATGGTCGGGGCGGGCAGATCGATATCCGCTGCGGTGCTCTGCCCCTTCATGTTCACTAGGAACGGCTCCGCAAGACCGAGGTGAGTGCCATTTGCCGTGACGGTTCCGCAGGGCAGGTCCAAGCTTCCGTGGGATGTGGCGATGTTGCTGGGAGACGCTCCACGCAGAGTCACGAGGAATGGCTGGGCGACACCGTGGCGGGCCTTCGTGACGACCGTGGACAGGGGAGCATCGACTGATGCCAGTCCGCCGCATGGGCCGCCGCTGGTTTGATCCCAGGCGACGATGAATGGCTCCACAAGGCCCTTCTCGGTGGCACCAGTCACAGTTCCCAGCGGGGCATTGAGAGAGTGTGCATTCCAGTTGGCTGCATTCTTCTTTCCAGAGTTGCCGTGCGAGGTGGTGATGAGGAACGGCTGCACCAGTCCGACTCCGCGACTGGTCGTGGTCACTGTTGGAGCAGGAGCATCAACGGACCGGGGCCCGTTACTCGAATGCTGGGGGATCAGGAAAGGCTCCACCAGTTTCGGACCGCTGCCCACGGCCAATACCGTGCAGAGTGGCTCATCCACGCTCTTCGGGGTGGGACTTGAGCATTGGGGGATGATATAGGGTTGAACGAATGCTCCGGCACCGTGGCTCGTCACCGCTGGTGATGGCTCGTCGATGTCGTGCGTTCGTGGGACCTGACCTTCACGCTCTCCGAATTGGGGAACGATGAAGCCCTTCAAACCATACTTTTCCAGTCCGGCGAAGATCCTGGCCATGGTCTTCGGTGAAAGCGGGCGGGTCCGTTCGTAGATGGATTGTCCTTCCAGAGTCCAGTCGATGATGTCCCGTGCCGGCGTCCAGCGACGCGGCGTCATGAGATCCGGCTCCTTGGAGTGGGTCGGATGCGGCCATACGATCTTCTTCCGCTTACCGAAAACAGCTTGGACGAAAAGCCTCGTGCGGGTTGTCGGGTCTCCGTAATCGGCGGCGCACAGAAGGCGGTAGTCGACCTTGTAGCCGATGGACTCGAGGGTTGCGATCCACGCGCGGAAGATCTCGCCCTTCCGTTTGGGATCAGGAACCCAGACGAGTTTTTGAACTTCCCGTTCCTGATGGTTGACCGAATCCCACCAGAATGCCCGTGAGAGTTCCTTCCGATTGGTCACACCGTGGGCGATCTGCTCGCGCCTCCATTTGCGGTATGGAATCGCTGGCACCTGAATTTTTACGGTTTGACGCTTCCGTATCAGCGGACCCCACGTCTGGAATTCGGGAACGTTTTCGACGAGGATCACCGGGGGAAGGAGAGCTTCCGCCCACCGGATCACGCACCAGGCGGTTGCCCGTGACTGATCGTTGATCGGTTTGCCCCCGCGAGCGATCGAGTGGTGTGTGCACTCCGGAGACGCCCACAGGAGGTTCAGCTCGCCCTCCTTGAAGAGGTCCCGAGGATTTACTGCATCGACACCAGTGCAGAGCGATCGCGCTTCCGGATGATTGGTCTCGTGCGTGTCGATGGCAACCGGCCAGTGGTTCACGGCCGTGAGTCGCGGCGTATGCCCCAGGAATTTGGCGGCCTCCATCGCGCCGTCCGAAGTGCCACCGGCGCCGCAGAAAAGATCGGCGATGTTGTAGATCACGCTGCACCTCCTTCGAGACCGGTGGCGACGCCCCGGCGTTTGCTCTCCCGTTTCCAGCGGTCGGCATGTCCGAGGACATCTGTGACGCTCTTGAGCAGCACGCTACGGTTGTCCGGCTGCCAGAACTTGGGGGACCAGCTTTCAGGGATCTCCACGGCCATGTAGGCGGAGAGGAGCGCCCAATCCTGATCCTTCAGGTCGAAGAAGATCCGGGAGTTCGCGAATAGCTCGTCCTGCTCGATGCGGCTGAAGTGAGGGCGCTTTCTCCAGCTTGGATGGAGCGCGTTGATTCGGCTCTGGAGCTTGTCGAAGTCCCGCGCTTGCTCGGTTGGCATGCGATTGGACCAGCCGTCGGGTTGGTGCTCGGAAGTCGGCGAGGCCGAATTCTTGGGAGCGAGCGCAGGCGCGTCTTGCTCTCTCTCTTCTCCTTCTAATTCCTTTCCTTTCTCTTTCCTTTCTATGGGTTCCGCGTGGGTTTCTTGCTCGGTTCCGTTGGGTTTATCCGTTGGCTGGATAGTTGGCCTCCCGCCCTTTGCGCCGTTGGTTCTCGCGGCGGCTTTTTTAGCTTCCGACGTTTGCTTTCCGATGCTACGGAGGTGCTTCACTTCAGCCTCCTTTTCCTCGGGGTAAAACCTAACAACAAGGTCTTCACCTTCCCAGTTCCAAAGGTCGCAGTCAGTCGAGATCTCCTTTGATGTGACGCGGACGACCTGCTGCCATTTCCGGTCCTTCCACTGTTTGGCCTGATGCATACGACCGCCGTTTTCTTGCCCAACGCAGTATCGGAGGAGGCAGAGCCATGTGGCCCGTTCGGTAGGTTCGGCTCCGAGAAACTCTTCCGAGTCCAGCACGGTGACATTGATATTGATCCAGTTCATTGATTGGTATGAGGGGAAAGTTGATTCAGGCGGCGGAGTCGTCCTGGAGGCGGTCGAAGAGATCCGGGATGGCCATCTTGTTGGCGGCAGCCGCGCAGTGGGCCGCGCCATCGAGGAAGTATGGCGTGCTGAGTTCGATGCCGATCGCCTTGCGTCCCTTGAGGATGGCTCGGTAGGGCACTGTCATCAGGCCGCCGAAAGGGTCGCAGACGGTCTCCCCGGGCATGCTGAGCTGCTCAATCACACGGTCGGCCAGGTCGAACTGCATCGGGCAGAGGTGCATTTCCTTTCCTTTCGCGCTCTGCGCTCCGTTCAGCGTGAGCATGCGGGTGATGTCGGTCCAAACGTCCTCGTGCCAGCTCTGCGGTTGCAGGAGCATAAAGTCGGTGGGAAGGCGTCCGCTCAGCTCAAGTTCCTCCCCGACGCGCACGTGGTGCTCGAAGTCGTAGATGTTGCTCAGTGAATGGTCGCGGAAGAGGCGGAAAATCTGCTGGTGGTTGAGGGTTTGCAGTTCCTCGGGAGTCATGAGGCGATTGCCGGAGGATCTCGTGAATCCATGGGCATCGACCTGCCAACGGGAGCGGGTATATCTCTCCTTGCTTTTCTTCACCGGCAGGTCCGCGTAGCTCTTCTCCGTGCTCGTCTGAGGCTTCCGGAAATAGAGGAGGTATTCCGGCATCCCGACGCCCATCTTGGTGGCGTCTTTGCATTGTTCGCTCCATCCGAGGCGGTAGGTCTGACTGTTCTCCCTGACCACATCCGTCACGATGGTCTTCATTCCCATATATCCGAAGCCGTGCTTCGTGTAGTGCTCGATGCACTTCATGTGGAAAGGATAGACCGTCTGAAAGCCGAGGCCTGTCATGCCCCCAGGCACGATCCGGTCCTTCACGTGGATGGCGAGGATCCTGCCGGGCATCATCACTCGGAGCAGTTCCGGGGTGAGGAAGTCCATTTGCTGGAAAAACTCGTCATTGCCTTCGCTGTGGCCGAAGTCCGCGTAGTTCGGGGAGTATTCGTATTGGGTAGCAAACGGGATTGATGTGAGCCCGAGGTGCACGCTGTCGGAGTCCATCCGGCGCAACTCCAGCACGTTGTCGTTGTTCACAATCCGATATCCCTCGCCGATGATCTCGACGCGATCGACACCGAGCTTGCGGGTCAGATGCTTCGCCATCGCGCTGTGGGAAAGCCCGTATTCTTTGATGATAGCCGTCATTTTTGAAACCATGTCGTTGTGTTGTTTCCACTTCCTCTCCAGCTGCTTCCGGACTCCCGCCTCGGCCTCGGTGTAGATGATGTCGATCCTCACCTGGCCGGTCTGGAGGAAGCGGAGGAGTCGGTGGATGGATTGGATGAAATCGTTGAATTTGAAACCGATCCCGAGATAGACCGCCCACCTGCAGTGCCGTTGGAAATTGCAGCCGCTTCCGAGCATGCAGGGCTTGCCCGCCATCTCGGCGATGTCGCCTTCTGAGAATCCGATGATGGAGGTTTCCTTGTGATCGTCGGTGTCGGCGCCACGCACGGTGACGAGACCTGGAATGCTGTCTGCGAGAGCTGCCCGCTCGATCTCGAGGTCGTGCCAATAAATGCGGTGGGCTGCGGGATCCTCGCCGCGGATCTCCATCAGTTTCGCCATGCGGGCGGCGAGGCTGCTTTTCTTCTCGGCTGCTGCGTCCTGAACTCCGATGGCGGCATCACGGAACAGCTTGCCTTGGCCGCTTTTCTCCGTGCCGGCATTGGCGTGGTTGCTGGGGACCTCGTGCCAGCGGAGGTCGAGCGGTGGCAGTTCGTAACCTTCATCCGAGAATCCGAGGTCGGATGGCTTCTGGACAAAGAGCGCCCATGAGGAAACCCACAGCCAGAATTCCTTCACCTTGTGGGGGTGGATGGTGAGAACATCCGCCTTTGTCGAATCACGCTTGAAGAACCGGGTCTTGGCCTGGCTGACATCCATGATGCCAAGGAATGCCGCGTAGCTCAGCAGCTCGATGTAGTCGTTCGGGGATGGGGTGGCGGTGGCGACGAACCGATGGGGGACGCGTGACACATCGTTGCGCTTGGCCATCGGCCCCGCATCGCCGGTGAACAACCGCATGAATTCCCGGAAGGTCTTGGTTCCTCCAAGTCCTCGAAGCACGCTGGCCTCGTCGAGGGATGCCACGGTGAACAGTGCCGGATCGAGCTTGCCGTCGCGGATCGTCTCGTAGTTCGTCAGGTAGATGGTTGAGCTGTCCTCCACTTCCTCGAAGCGCTTGATGAACTTCACCCTCACGCCAAGCTTGGCGGCGTCCTGGGCGAACTCGTGGCGCACACCGAGGGGAAGGACGATCAATCCCAATCCGCCGGCCCGGGTGATTGTGAGGCGCACCGTTTCGATCTGGATGAACGTCTTTCCGAGGCCGAATGCGAGGAACCCTGCCCGGCGTCCGCCCGCCACGAGCCATTGCACCGTGGCACGCTGGTGGGGCTTTAGAAGTGGATGGATCACGTCGTCGGAGATGTCAAAGCCCCACGTTTCAGCGAGCTTCACCTTCGATTCGAGGAATTGGATATATGGGTCGGGGGACATCAGAATAAAGTGGGTTGCTCGCTGTCTGGAGCGGGTGTTTCGGTGGAATCCGGAACGAGGAACGACATCAGGTCGGGGAGGGCCTTGCGGCAGCCTTTCGGGATCCGCCAAGGAACGAGCTGGCCCCATTCCTGGGCGATGTCCCGGGTGATGCTTCCCTGCGGCTTCACCTTCTGTTTGAGTCTCCGAGCGATCGCATAGGCGTCGACGTAGTCCTGCCATGCGCGGCGGGAGTTGTTCACCGGGATGGCCACGGTGATGGCCGGATAGAAGAAGTTCTGGCCGCGGCGTTCGGCGAAATGGATGACGAGGAAGCAGGGAACTCCGAATGCGGAACGTTCCAGCATGTGCTCGACCTGCTTGGGTTTGATCGACTCCTTCCGCATGTCGAACGCGGTTTGCTGGCAGTGCTTCGCCTCGATGATGAACTGCCGCCCATCATACAACACACCCTCAAAGTCGGGGAGCGACGGAATGAGAACCGTCTTGGTGCGTTTCCCAGAGGGATCGCTGTCGTCCTTGATGGTGACGCCATTGGTGCCGTAGCGGCCCATGGTCATCCGCTTCGCGCGACGTTCGCGGTCTGCGGCATCCATCAGGAGTTGTTCGAACTCCTTTCCTTTGAGGGTGGTTGGAACGGGGGACATGGCTCAGCTTCCGAATCCGAGTTGTGATTGCCCTTGATCGGCGAGTGCCTGGAGACCGGCTCTCCCTTCGTTGAAGTTGAGAAGCTTTTGGGACCGCTTTCCGCCCGCGTAGTTTTCCGCCTCCTTGATGGCCTTGTTCAGCGCCTTCAGCATCTTGGGATCCTTCAACTGCACGTCTCCGGATTCGCCGTCCGCAGGCTTGTCGATCTGGATCATCGGCGAGCTCATCGGGTGCAGGAAGTCCGTGCGGGTTTCCAACTGCTTCTTCGCATGGAGCTTCACCGACCTGGTGCCCTGTTTGGTGTGGGAGATGGTGAAGCCTGTGACGCTCAGGCCGGTGGCGTATTCGGCGGGCAGTTCCATGATCTCGCAGAAGACCGGCGGGAGTTTGCCGAATGCTGCGGGCAATTCCGGCAAGGGCTCCTCATGGGCGGTGACGTTGCGCTCTTCGGTGGCGACGTTCTCGTCCTTGCTCTCGGGGTTGAGAACGACGGCGAACTTGATGGCTTTCGAGCCAATCGTGAATTTCTTGAGTTCCATATCTGTGTTGTGGGTGTCTGGGGTTGTGGTTTCAGCAGAGTGTTCGGGTCGACATGCGGCGCGGCTTCTTCTTCCGATGGGCATCACGGCGGTCGTGCTTGGCCTCGTGGTGCCCATCGAGCATGTGCTGGTGGCGCTTGTGACGGTGTTCCAGATCGGCGAGTTGCGTTGCAATGTTGGGTGGCAGGTGGTCTTGGCTCATGGGTGTGGGTGGTTATTCACGGAAGAAAATGAGGAGGAATCCGAGGATTAGAACGACCGCGAGGGCTTCGCCTGCGACCTCGGGCCAGGTGGTGGCGGCCAGCGTGTTGATGTGGTTGGTGATCATGGGAGTTTGCGGAAATGGATGCTCCAGACCCACGGGTTGGCCTTCCATGAGATGTCGGGTTTGTTGGGGCGGGGTGTGCCGTTGATGGAATCCCATATCTCCCGGTAACTATGGATCGGGGAGTTGTTCGGCACGATAGAGTGCGGATGTGGCTTTCCTTTGTGCGGTCCCGTCAGGATCATCTCGTAGGATTTCCACCCGTTTCCTTCCCGTTCCACACCCTCAGCGATCGCGTCGACTTCGGATATGTCCTGCAGCCGTTGGATCTCGACCTTCGTGATCTCCAGCTTGATTCGCCAGGCGCTCATCGGGAGATAGATGGACGGCCGTTTGTGGTAGCCAACAGAAGACCGCTCGATCTTCTTCAGGTCATGTTTGTCGGCGTCGTAAACGATGGGATGTTCCGCATCCGTTAGGTTGTTCCATTCTCCTTTGAGCTTGCCGCCATCAGCGACCTGGATCTTCCAGTGTCCCCAGCACCAGAAGGTTTCCTTGATGGCGAGGATGTCGCCGACAGTGCCGTAGGGGCTTTCCTTCATTAGTGCAGCCTGGCATTCCTCGCTGGTGTCGTGCAGGCAGCCGCCGGTTAGGCAAGCGTGGGATTGGAGCCAGTTTCCCGGCCCCGCGAGAACCCTCCGGGTGTTGGTCTTCAGATCCTGCTGGATCAGCCGGACGTTGCCGCCGGTCATGAGGAGGGGGGTGGTTTTCATCGTGTCGCCTCCTCGTATGCTGCATTGATCTCAGCCATTCGCTCATGGCTGCCGCCGTTGTCGGGATGGCATCGTTTGGCAGCCATTTTGTAGCAGTCGCGGATGTGTGCGTAGGTGGAGTCTTTCTCGCACCCGAGCACCACCCACCACGGTTTCCTTTCCGGTGCCGGCAGGGCGGCAAATCCGGTGAATGCACGGTCGAGCATGTCGGAGGATCCCCACCGTTCGATGCCCCTCAGAGCGTCGATCGTCTTCTGGATTGCCCGCATGTTCTTCCAAACGCGGTCATATTTGTCGCAGGCGAAGCAGACCTTCTTGCCCTTGCGCTCGAAGTAAACAGCGACACCTGGGTCTGATGGCTCGGTGCGGTTGGCCATTGGGAAGCCATCGCGGCGAAGCGGGACGTTCGTGGAAATGATGACTTTTTCTCGGACAGTGTAAGTGCGGGATGAAGCGCCCAGCGCAAGCCGGTCGATCTCCGCGAGCAGCTCGTCCTGAACATTGCGCGGAGTTCCTGTGAACGATCCACGCTCGCGAGTGCCGCGATGTCGGGGCCAACCTTCGGGCCAGGAGAGGGGAAATGCGTCGATGTTTTCCATAATTCAAACGGTGGTTCGGTCGTATTCGCCGTGCTCGCAGTAAGTGCACGGACAGGGGTAGGGAGGGAGATGGCACTGGCACTGGAGGGGATCGAAGGGAGCAAGTTTCTCCGCTGCGTCCCGGGCTTCCCGCTCGGCCACGAGTTCGACCTCGAGCATGCCGTTGTAGCAGACGGCGGAGCGCGGCTTCACCACCGCGGCCATTTCCGGCTCGCTCCAGTTGTTGAGGAAGTCGGCGATGCGCCAGACGGTTGGCGTGGTCCGTTCGATGATGTCCTCGAAGCGGACCTTGAGGATGGGCGCGCCGTGGAGAGATATGGCACCGATGGCCTCGGCTTCTTCGATGGCGATGTTGTTTCGCATCGCTTCCATCGTTTGGCCCGAGATGGGTCCGGGGCGAACCGACTGGGTCAGGCGCATCATTTTCACCATCGAAATCGACTGCTGACGGCGGGATCGCGTCATCATGATGAACCGGTAGTTTTTCCCCGTGGGCAGGGAATGGAGGTGAGGATCCAGCAACTTGAACGCGCCTCCGACATTCGATTCGATGAACTCCGAGGTGACACCGGTAAGCAGTTCGGCAGGCTCGAAGGCGGGATACTCGCCCGCGCAACGGATGCCGGCGGCGTCGAGGATCTGCATCATCAGGCTCGTTCCTGACCGGGGGAGTCCGCAGACGATGGTGATTGGTTCCAGGCTCATGCGTTCACCTCCACCGTTGGGAATTCGTTCCACTCGCGTCCGTCGAGGAGGCGGCCGGCTTTCTTTTTGCCGATCTTCACCATGATCTCGGTAGAGGCGGTGTGGCGGTCAATCGTCCAATCGGAACTGTCTGTTCCGTCCAATTCCACCTGGCGTGAATCCCCATCGTAGCAGTTTCCAATGGTTGCGGTCACGTGCTCGCCCCACTGTTTGAACAGGAACGGCACGTCGGCGGCCTGGCATTGGTCGCGGAGGCTCCGTGCCCAGTCCGGGTGCATGGGCCTTGCCTTGGGACCGGACTCGCCGCCGGCGATGACCCAGTGGATGCCGTCGAGGTCGGAGAACGTCGATTCAACCCGGCAGGCTTGCTCGTCCGTCAGACCCTCGCTCATCAGACCTGCCCGCCGTGCTGCAACCAATGGCGCCACGAGATCCACCGGACCCAGCAGGGGCTCGCACGAGAGGAAACGGACTTTCGCCGGGATGGAGAGGAGCAGAGGGATGCGCTTGTCCGCCATCTCCTGATTCTCGACGGTGGTGCCTACCCACACGTTTTGAGGTGCAGGACGGTCGGCGCGGGCTATCCATGAGTGCGCGAATCCGTGGAGTTCCATGTCGTCGCGCTCCAGCGCCACGTCGCGAACTCCTGCGACTCGGGCAAACCAGTTCTCCGGCCTTTTGGTGAGCAACAGCCAGTCGAGGTTCGGCGTCAACCGGACTAGGGCGAGGAGATCGGCCAGCCACTCGATGGGCACCTCGTCATCCAGCCAGTCCGCGAGGCTGGCGCAGAACACGCGGGGGCGGGCGAGCTCTGTCATCCCCGCTCCTGAAGCTACACCGGTATTGTAGTTTTCCAGAGAGAGGGCGGCTTCGCGATTCCATTTGATCGGTTCCCTCCATGTCTGGGTGCGCGATCGGGGTGCACCCTTCCCCCACGTCTCATGTCCGGCGGCACGAAGGACGCGGGCACGTGTGGAGTTGGCGGCGTAGCAATGGGCACAGCCGGGGGATACTCTGGTGCATCCGATCCACGGGTTAAAGGTGTGGTCACACCATTCGATTTTGGAAGACTTCATGACCTTATGCGGCGAGGTGTTCGAGCCATGCCTTCTGGCGAAGGAACTCGGCGGCGAGCTCCTCCAATCCTTGGCGGAGCTGTTCCGTGAACTCGTCACGGTGGGTCCGGATGTAGAAGCTCGGGATCTTCCCGGCCTCCCAATAGTCTGCCACCCACATGTCACGGGTTTTCGTCCACTGCGTCACATGTGGGCAGAAGCTGAAGAAGTCCCACCAGTCGGCACCTGTCACAGCCATGCAGTGATGCACCTGGTGAAGATATTCGTCGGGAAGGACGCCTTCGCGGAGGTATCGGATCTGAGTGTGCCAGGCGGGAGCCTTGATTTCGGCACCGCCGATCATGAGCGCGCCGATCTCGGCAGGGTCCGCGTCTTCGTCGAGATCCTCGGACAGCACCACGTCGTCCGGCGAGCAACCGATGGGGAGGGAGTCATGAGAAATGAATCCCACCTCGATACATGGCAGCCCGAGCATCGTGCGGTATTGCTGCCTCGCGATCGGTTCCAGCGCGTTGCCGCGTTTCATGTCGTCCGTCTGGAAGTCGTTCCTCTGTTCGCCAGCCCATTCCGCGAGCTTACGGTCGATGGCGGACTGTGCGCCGTCCTTGAGGGTGAGATACTGCTCCGGATTCGGCAGCAGGCTGAGGAGGTCCGCACGTTTCCCGTTCTTCTTATGAGGGATGCCGGCGAGGTCGAGCTGATCGCAGATGTTGGGGACGCTCAGGGAGATCTCGAACGGAGGGGCGCAGAACGGGCCAGATTCCGACGCTGTGAACTTTCCGGCACGGGCGGCGTGCCACTCGGTTGAGCGTTGAACGCATTGGTGAACGATCACTGGCCACCTCCCTCGTTGGGGGTTTGAGCATCGCATTTGCGGGCTGCTATCATCGCGTCGGCGAGTTGATAGCAATACTTCGCATCTGCTTCGCGCCACTTAGCGCTCTTCTCTTCCACCTGCTCACGGGGGCATGTCCGCTCGTCTGTCTGCGCTGAGATGCCCGCTAGAGCTTGGCCTGCGGACCAGTCACGGAGGGTCATGCCTTGTGGAGCGTTCGCCAGTTTGCTTGGAAGCGGGTTTGTGTGGCATGGAAATGCCGGACCGCCGTCGGTATTTGATGCGTTCACGCTTCACCTCCCGCGTTCGGAGCAAGCTCCATGGTTTTGATGTTATCGCCCTTCTCACCCGGCTCCACGGAGAGGAGGAGGCTTTCTCCGCCTTCCAGCTTGTCGAGGAACTCGCCGAAGGTGCTGGAGAACGTCGTGGCCTCCCTGGGCTCTTCTTCGCCTGCCAGGGTGTAGCGGAGCTTGTAGAGCGTCCATGGCTTCGTTGCTTCCGCCGGGGAGTTGTGGACGGCGTGGTTCTCGTAGAACACATTAATGATGGGAGGATCGACTGGGGCAGGGAAGAGCGTTTCGATCTTGGAATAGATCGCGAAAAGTTCGGTATCATTCGTGCCCTGGAAGGTTTGACCATGCTTGAGAAGGCCATGTTCGCGGCATCGCGTTTCCGCCGCAGGCTGGCCGAGTTTCGCGGTTTTCATCGCCACTTTGATGGCTTTGGTCATCACCTCGCGTGGCGGGTATTGCTGGCCGTCCGCTGCCACGGCCTCAGCTTCGACAGCGGGAGGGGCTTCCTTCTGCTTGGCGGACCTTCCACCAGTGATGACCTTCGGTGGGGTGGCATCTGCGCGTGGCGTAGCATCGCGCATTTCGCTGTGATCCAGGTCATCGTCGATAAGGATTCCGAGGAGGATTTCCGGACACCAACGACGCGCCCATTTCGTAGCCCCGGTGTAGCAAAGCTTTTGCTCCGGATCCTTGCGCCACATCAGGTTGTCCGTCTTGGCTTGGCCGACGGAGACTTCGACGGTGACCGGTGCTTTCGCGCCACGGAACTTCCCAGAAACGATGACCGTGAAATCGTCCTGTCCTTTCGTTCCCTTGAACTCGTAGGAAAGGCGCTCTTCCAAGTCGGCCATCGAGTTCACGAGTCCGGCGATGAGCTTGCCCTGATAGCCGAGCTTGCCTCCTACCACGTAGGTTTCCGGCATGACCGCGAATGGATCCATTCCCCAGCGGAAGGACTGGTTTACGATGAGGAAGCAGTTGGCGCGGACCTCATCCGGCGTGAACCAGTCCATGTTTTGTCCTTTCTTCCTGCCGAGCAGATGCTCAGGGATCAGCGATGCGCTCGCCATGGTCTGTGCGATGATCATCATGCGGCTGAACCGCTGTTCGTTCATCAGATTTGCGACGATGATTGGGTCCTGATATTGTTGCGGTTCGGCGTTCGCCGGGTTGAGTAGTGAGTTCATAATTCTGTCTTTGAGTGTGGAAAGTGGTTCCCTCCCGCGCCGTCGACCGTTTCCCCCCGGATCGGTGTTCGGCTTGCGGGAAGGGAAGGGGGTTACCGGACCTGCGGGACGAGTTTGATTTTCAGTCCGGGGATCTGTGGGAGGTCATCGCCAATTCGACCGCGCGCGATCGCTTCGAGGATCTCCATGCGGCGAGGTGTCAGAGTGACCAGGCCGGCGTTGTGGCGGTAGAGAGCATCGATGTCGGTGACTTCATATTCTGGCACCATCTTCACGCCCCTCGG is from Luteolibacter yonseiensis and encodes:
- a CDS encoding Holliday junction resolvase RecU — protein: MSPVPTTLKGKEFEQLLMDAADRERRAKRMTMGRYGTNGVTIKDDSDPSGKRTKTVLIPSLPDFEGVLYDGRQFIIEAKHCQQTAFDMRKESIKPKQVEHMLERSAFGVPCFLVIHFAERRGQNFFYPAITVAIPVNNSRRAWQDYVDAYAIARRLKQKVKPQGSITRDIAQEWGQLVPWRIPKGCRKALPDLMSFLVPDSTETPAPDSEQPTLF
- a CDS encoding J domain-containing protein; this encodes MENIDAFPLSWPEGWPRHRGTRERGSFTGTPRNVQDELLAEIDRLALGASSRTYTVREKVIISTNVPLRRDGFPMANRTEPSDPGVAVYFERKGKKVCFACDKYDRVWKNMRAIQKTIDALRGIERWGSSDMLDRAFTGFAALPAPERKPWWVVLGCEKDSTYAHIRDCYKMAAKRCHPDNGGSHERMAEINAAYEEATR
- a CDS encoding phage Gp37/Gp68 family protein, with translation MKSSKIEWCDHTFNPWIGCTRVSPGCAHCYAANSTRARVLRAAGHETWGKGAPRSRTQTWREPIKWNREAALSLENYNTGVASGAGMTELARPRVFCASLADWLDDEVPIEWLADLLALVRLTPNLDWLLLTKRPENWFARVAGVRDVALERDDMELHGFAHSWIARADRPAPQNVWVGTTVENQEMADKRIPLLLSIPAKVRFLSCEPLLGPVDLVAPLVAARRAGLMSEGLTDEQACRVESTFSDLDGIHWVIAGGESGPKARPMHPDWARSLRDQCQAADVPFLFKQWGEHVTATIGNCYDGDSRQVELDGTDSSDWTIDRHTASTEIMVKIGKKKAGRLLDGREWNEFPTVEVNA
- a CDS encoding YqaJ viral recombinase family protein; the encoded protein is MIVHQCVQRSTEWHAARAGKFTASESGPFCAPPFEISLSVPNICDQLDLAGIPHKKNGKRADLLSLLPNPEQYLTLKDGAQSAIDRKLAEWAGEQRNDFQTDDMKRGNALEPIARQQYRTMLGLPCIEVGFISHDSLPIGCSPDDVVLSEDLDEDADPAEIGALMIGGAEIKAPAWHTQIRYLREGVLPDEYLHQVHHCMAVTGADWWDFFSFCPHVTQWTKTRDMWVADYWEAGKIPSFYIRTHRDEFTEQLRQGLEELAAEFLRQKAWLEHLAA